One window from the genome of Hippoglossus hippoglossus isolate fHipHip1 chromosome 10, fHipHip1.pri, whole genome shotgun sequence encodes:
- the atrx gene encoding transcriptional regulator ATRX isoform X2, with protein sequence MSLDSDSTLDPMAEKAEEPGSSREKMKPSSSRSKRKPTTAAKHTGLNESDTSAESDNDGAPSDNPSDSNTGSASKGTLVMRPAGNENKGAMKLRVDFKPKSTDDALQKKVNCTACGKQVNQFQRNSVYEHPALKVLICKSCYKYYTSDDISRDSDGMDEQCRWCAEGGRLICCDYCNNAFCKKCILRNLGRRELSTITDENSKWHCYTCRSEPLQDLVSKCHRIMEKQELEQLKQRKPDKTEERESKRQKNKSVKEHKAVVNGKEHTEGSGTMTFSYKKLQVPKELIKKVKKLVETTTGLNNTFIQFIQQEVEEQEDKSIRCRHLKAFKAVLADLKKAHNALEVALEPEFKSMEFQNGNDGQHIARKTKAVPPPVEIDSMDTVANAIDKVDAAEKLDKEPVDELDEEPIDEPIDESIKELDEEPIDEPIKELDEEPIDEPIKEMDEEPIDEPIKEMDEEPIDESIKEMDEEPIDEPIKELDEESIDEPVEELDKEPDEVPIEEPDEVPVENPDEGLDEAQPNEQEMDSDKVSSEIEMKDGQTEVDVTKKKRKSEVCEDDMVSAGEMSLDQDIMSVPPSVPEELFQMVESLADSTMLSQSNTDLITHTDARSNEKSTDSQRPHPKVKNLIVKLTPVPVVTTCGSRSSRSKNRVNGGEMQQKCKEEEGKEKRDAVDGTVSPLPSRRSSRVKTTPLRKQAENKDKVKSSESESEEESKGKAKSKKFSNAKKEDGKHTKANEKKTTDSDSDEVPPILLEKAAESHSTDEEEGSKSAKKRLFKLNNTSTQDTDKASKRKRKSESSESDTEKKSKKTPKKKKQNSSNSSNSDSEIKSKGTAKRRSSRVKKQEEAKQDDKNSPERKAADRKRSYEKKRKGRSSRSTSKLQSSSSEDDEEQQAEDCSGEDSDEQKIKPIVEENVVGGSGPFHQSSGDEAEDKAEVSEVGEDEDDDDPENRIAKKMLLAQIKSNYSSGAESSSDNEGEDEDEKSKKVKKEDDEDYDEEDDEEEQQEDSGSDVEVKKHGRRHKLLRHKLSLSEGESGEEKTPSKEKSKEGKKKSGQKVDSDDSEDSDFEKSESSEESAFSEEVSESENDGKRRKTRASKKKDEEKQRSYKQKKKRRRIKVQDSSSSNEKSGEEDGEEGEDGEDGEEGEDGDDDDEERKGRKRIRKILKDDKLRTETRDALKEEEDRRKRISEREALRVKLREVIVVKESSQITCPITTKLVLDEDEETKEPLVQVHRNLVTKLKPHQVDGVQFMWDCCCESVKKIEKSSGSGCILAHCMGLGKTLQVVTLLHTLLLCEKLDFTTALVVCPLNTVLNWLTEFEKWQKGMKDEESLEVVELATVKRPQDRAYALQRWQEMGGVIIIGYEMYRNLTQGRNMKSKKLKEIFQKTLVDPGPDMVICDEGHILKNEASAVSKAMNSIRTRRRVVLTGTPLQNNLIEYHCMVNFIKENLLGSVKEFRNRFINPIQNGQCADSTLHDVRIMKKRAHILYEMLAGCVQRKDYTALTKFLPPKHEYVLSVRVTPLQCKLYRYYLENFTGVGNAVEGGRGRAGTKLFQDFQMLSRIWTHPWCLQLDYISKENRGFFDEDSMEEFIASETEESSMSMTSEDEKAKKKKKQGKGKKKGSDDSDSDDVEVIKEWNSSSRGKNGEGRNRPEPVEEPRASGSSPGNPSADWHRDFVTEADAEILEHSGKITLLFEILRMAEEAEDKVLVFSQSLISLDLIEDFLELSCRAKDEEKVSPYKGEGKWFRNIDYYRLDGSTNAITRKKWAEEFNDTSNVRGRLFLISTRAGSLGINLVASNRVIIFDASWNPSYDVQSIFRVYRFGQLKTVYVYRFLAQGTMEEKIYERQVTKQSLSFRVVDQQQIERHFTMNELAELYTFEPDMLDDPSEKKSKKATPMLPKDPILAEMLQNNKDQISCYHEHDSLLDHKEEEALSEEDRKAAWTEYEAEKKGLSMKTNYQQYSQMDMGSSNYFSYNVAALASMTNQQLEDLINQGRQKVIEATNALKTFSRESVEDTIARLWKENPALTESQVQSMALGRQATVELEIKRREAIYRDVLTRQQTLMMFVQKLITNRKVQEQQLAMANQASYLNQLALQNGMMGGSGLSQMDLLGLYQQLHGLGSHQGMGKNPGPSKGL encoded by the exons ATGAGTCTGGATTCTGATTCAACCCTTGACCCAATGgcagagaaagcagaggag CCTGGTAGCTCCAGAGAAAAGATGAAGCCCTCCTCCTCTCGCAGCAAGAG GAAGCCCACTACTGCAGCTAAGCACACTGGACTGAATGAATCCGACACCTCAGCTGAGAGTGACAATGACGGTGCCCCCTCTGACAATCCTTCCGACAGTAACACAGGCAGCGCATCTAAAG GCACTTTAGTGATGAGACCAGCTGGTAATGAAAACAAAGGTGCCATGAAGCTGAGAGTCGATTTCAAACCGAAATCTACAG ATGATGCACTGCAGAAGAAGGTAAACTGCACTGCCTGTGGAAAACAAGTAAACCAGTTTCAACGCAACTCTGTGTATGAGCATCCCGCACTTAAAGTACTTATTTGCAAG tCATGCTACAAGTATTACACaagtgatgacatcagcagAGACTCTGATGGGATGGACGAGCAGTGCAG GTGGTGTGCTGAAGGAGGCAGGCTCATCTGCTGTGACTACTGCAACAATGCCTTCTGCAAAAAATGCATTTTGCGCAACCTAGGCAGGAGGGAGCTGTCAACCATTACTGATGAGAACTCAAAGTGGCACTGTTATACCTGCAGGTCGGAGCCGCTTCAGGATCTAGTCTCCAAATGCCACCGTATCATGGAAAAACAAGAACTTGAGCAACTCAAGCAACGAAAAccagataaaacagaggaacGTGAGagcaagagacagaaaaacaaatcagttaaAGAGCACAAAGCAGTTGTCAATGGAAAAGAACACACCGAAGGCTCAGGGACCATGACGTTTTCCTACAAAAAGCTGCAGGTACCCAAAGAACTtataaagaaagtaaaaaagctTGTTGAAACTACAACTGGTCTAAACAATACATTCATCCAGTTCATACAGCAGGAAGTTGAGGAGCAAGAAGATAAATCTATCAGGTGTCGGCATTTGAAAGCCTTCAAGGCTGTGCTTGCTGATTTGAAGAAAGCCCACAATGCTTTGGAGGTGGCTTTGGAACCTGAGTTCAAAAGCATGGAGTTTCAGAATGGTAACGATGGGCAACATATTGCAAGAAAGACCAAGGCTGTTCCGCCCCCTGTAGAAATTGATAGTATGGATACTGTGGCGAATGCAATTGATAAGGTTGACGCAGCGGAGAAGTTGGACAAGGAGCCTGTTGATGAGCTGGATGAGGAGCCCATCGATGAGCCCATCGATGAGTCCATCAAGGAGCTGGATGAGGAGCCCATCGATGAGCCCATCAAGGAGCTGGATGAGGAGCCCATCGATGAGCCCATCAAGGAGATGGATGAGGAGCCCATCGATGAGCCCATCAAGGAGATGGATGAGGAGCCCATCGATGAGTCCATCAAGGAGATGGATGAGGAGCCCATCGATGAGCCTATCAAGGAACTGGATGAGGAGTCCATCGATGAGCCTGTAGAGGAGCTGGATAAGGAACCGGATGAGGTGCCCATTGAGGAGCCAGACGAGGTGCCCGTCGAAAATCCGGATGAGGGGCTGGACGAGGCGCAGCCTAATGAGCAGGAGATGGACAGTGATAAAGTTTCAAGTGAGATTGAAATGAAAGACGGCCAAACTGAAGTTGATGtaaccaaaaagaaaagaaaatctgaagtATGTGAAGATGACATGGTATCAGCTGGTGAAATGTCCTTGGATCAGGACATCATGTCTGTACCACCTTCGGTTCCTGAAGAGCTTTTTCAGATGGTGGAGAGTCTTGCGGATTCCACCATGCTCTCACAGAGCAACACAGAtttgatcacacacactgatgcaagGTCAAATGAAAAATCAACAGACTCTCAACGCCCCCACCCCAAGGTCAAGAACCTTATAGTCAAGCTGACTCCAGTCCCAGTCGTGACAACATGTGGGTCAAGGTCCTCCAGGTCCAAAAATAGAGTAAACGGTGGGGAGATGCAGCAAAAgtgcaaagaagaagaaggcaaGGAGAAGCGTGATGCAGTAGATGGGACAGTAAGCCCACTTCCTAGCCGTCGATCTAGTAGAGTTAAGACCACCCCTTTGAGGAAGCAGGCCGAGAACAAGGACAAGGTAAAATCCTCTGAATCTGAGTCAGAGGAAGAAAGTAAGGGGAAGGCCAAATCCAAGAAATTCAGTAATGCCAAAAAAGAGGATGGAAAGCATACCAAGGCCAATGAGAAAAAAACCACAGACTCTGACTCGGATGAAGTTCCACCCATACTGCTAGAAAAGGCAGCAGAAAGCCACAGcacagatgaagaagaaggaagcAAGAGTGCTAAAAAGCGCTTATTCAAACTAAACAACACCTCCACACAGGATACAGACAAAGCCTCAAAACGTAAGAGAAAGTCTGAAAGCTCTGAGTCAGATACGgagaagaaaagtaaaaagactcccaagaagaagaagcaaaacAGCTCAAACTCCTCCAACTCGGACTCTGAGATCAAGAGTAAAGGCACAGCAAAGAGAAGATCTAGCCGCgtgaagaaacaagaagaagcaAAACAGGATGACAAAAATTCACCTGAGAGGAAGGCAGCAGACCGCAAAAGGTCTTATGAAAAGAAGCGCAAAGGAAGGAGCTCTAGGTCAACCTCAAAGCTGCAGTCTTCCTCCAGTGAGGACGATGAGGAGCAACAGGCTGAAGATTGCTCAGGAGAAGACAGCGACGAGCAAAAGATCAAGCCCATCGTGGAGGAGAACGTTGTGGGAGGCAGTGGTCCCTTCCATCAGTCCTCAG GAGATGAGGCGGAAGATAAAGCGGAAGTCTCTGAGGTTGGTGAAGATGAAGACGATGATGACCCTGAAAACAG GATTGCAAAGAAAATGCTTCTTGCCCAAATAAAATCCAACTACTCTTCGGGAGCAGAGAGCTCCTCTGAtaatgaaggagaagatgaggatgaaaagTCCAAAAAAGTTAAGaaagaggatgatgaggattatgatgaagaggatgatgaagaggagcagcaaG AAGATTCAGGTTCTGATGTCGAAGTGAAGAAACATGGCCGACGACACAAATTGCTTCGTCATAAGCTCTCGCTAAGTGAAGGTGAATCGGGAGAGGAGAAAACCCCCAGTAAAGAGAAGAGCAAGGAGGGCAAGAAGAAGTCAGGgcaaaaag TGGACAGCGATGACTCTGAAGACTCAGATTTTGAGAAGTCAGAGTCCAGTGAAGAGTCTGCATTTAGCGAGGAGGTTAGCGAATCAGAAAACGACGGGAAGCGTCGAAAAACAAG AGCTTCAAAgaagaaggatgaggagaaacagagaagttacaagcagaagaagaaacgaCGCAGAATCAAAGTTCAGGATTCCTCATCCAGCAACGAGAAG AGCGGGGAGGAAGACGGGGAAGAGGGTGAAGATGGTGAGGATGGTGAAGAGGGTGAAGACGGAGACGACGACGATGAAGAGCGCAAAGGACGCAAAAGGATTCGCAAAATTCTGAAGGACGACAAGCTGCGGACAGAAACGAGAGATGCCctgaaggaagaagaggacaggaggaaaCGTATATCTGAGAGGGAGGCACTCAGGGTGAAACTTCGAGAG GTGATTGTAGTGAAGGAGTCTTCCCAGATCACGTGTCCCATCACCACCAAGCTGGTGCTGGATGAGGACGAAGAGACCAAGGAGCCATTGGTTCAGGTGCACAGGAACCTTGTCACAAAGCTCAAACCTCACCAGGTTGACG GGGTTCAGTTCATGTGGGACTGCTGCTGTGAATCTGTGAAGAAGATCGAGAAGTCTTCTGGCTCCGGCTGTATCCTCGCCCACTGTATGGGCCTGGGAAAAACTCTACAG GTGGTGACATTGCTTCATACTTTGCTGCTTTGTGAGAAACTGGATTTCACCACAGCACTGGTGGTTTGTCCCCTGAACACTGTCCTGAATTGGCTTACCGAGTTTGAGAAGTGGCAAAAAGGAATGAAGGATGAGGAGAGTTTAGAg GTGGTTGAGCTGGCCACAGTGAAGAGGCCACAGGACCGAGCGTACGCTCTCCAGAGATGGCAAGAAATGGGCGGGGTTATAATCATTGGCTACGAGATGTACCGAAACCTCACCCAGGGCAGGAACATGAAGAGCAAGAAGCTGAAAGAGATCTTTCAGAAGACACTGGTAGATCCAG GTCCAGACATGGTGATCTGCGATGAAGGTCACATCCTGAAGAACGAGGCATCAGCAGTGTCCAAAGCGATGAACTCTAtcaggacgaggaggagggtCGTGCTGACTGGAACACCTCTGCAAAACAACCTTATTGAAT ACCACTGCATGGTCAACTTCATCAAGGAAAACCTGCTTGGGTCAGTTAAAGAGTTCAGGAACCGCTTCATTAACCCCATCCAGAACGGTCAGTGTGCCGACTCCACGCTACACGATGTCCGGATCATGAAAAAGAGGGCTCACATCCTCTATGAGATGCTGGCTGGTTGTGTCCAG AGGAAGGATTACACGGCGCTCACCAAGTTCCTGCCGCCAAAACATGAATATGTGCTGTCTGTTAGAGTGACTCCGCTCCAGTGTAAACTCTACAGATACTATCTGGAAAACTTCACAG GTGTGGGGAATGCTGTGGAGGGGGGCCGTGGCCGTGCGGGGACCAAACTCTTCCAGGATTTCCAGATGCTCAGCAGAATCTGGACCCATCCCTGGTGCCTTCAGCTGGACTACATCAGTAAAGAAAATAGG GGATTCTTTGATGAGGACAGTATGGAAGAATTCATTGCTTCAGAAACCGAAGAATCCTCGATGAGCATGACCTCCGAGGACGAGAAGGcgaaaaa GAAAAAGAAGCAAgggaagggaaaaaagaagggCTCTGATGACTCCGACAGTGACGATGTGGAGGTCATCAAGGAGTGGAACAGCAGCTCTCGGGGCAAAAATGGAGAGGGCAGAAACAGACCAGAGCCTGTTGAGGAGC CTCGGGCCTCTGGCTCATCACCAGGAAATCCCTCTGCTGACTGGCACAGGGATTTTGTCACTGAGGCAGATGCTGAGATTCTGGAGCACTCTGGAAAGATAACACTCCTCTTTGAGATCCTGCGAATGGCAGAGGAAGCGGAAGATAAAGT gttGGTGTTCAGTCAGTCTCTTATCTCTCTGGACCTAATTGAGGATTTCCTTGAACTGTCGTGCAGAGCTAAAGATGAGGAAAAAGTTTCTCCATACAAAG GTGAAGGCAAGTGGTTCAGGAACATAGACTACTATCGCCTGGATGGTTCCACTAACGCCATTACCAGAAAGAAGTGGGCCGAAGAGTTTAATGACACCAGTAACGTAAG AGGTCGTTTGTTCCTCATCTCAACGCGAGCCGGCTCACTCGGCATCAACCTGGTGGCTTCCAACAGGGTCATCATCTTCGATGCCTCCTGGAACCCGTCCTACGACGTCCAGAGTATCTTCAGAGTCTACCGCTTTGGCCAACTGAAGACCGTCTACGTCTACAGGTTCCTTGCCCAG GGTACAATGGAGGAGAAGATTTATGAGCGGCAGGTAACCAAGCAGTCCTTGTCATTCCGAGTCGTGGACCAGCAGCAGATCGAGAGGCACTTTACAATGAACGAGCTTGCCGAGCTCTACACCTTTGAGCCAGACATGCTGGATGATCCCTCAGAGAAGAAAAGCAAGAAGGCAACACCCATGCTCCCTAAG GATCCCATTCTGGCTGAGATGCTGCAGAACAATAAGGACCAGATTAGTTGTTACCATGAGCACGACTCCCTGCTGGACCACAAGGAGGAGGAAGCCCTGAGCGAGGAGGACCGCAAGGCTGCCTGGACTGAGTATGAGGCCGAGAAGAAG